CCGGCACGCTCGCCCTGGCGCACGGCCATCTCGACCGCGGGCAGCGCGTGTGGCTGGTGACGGCCACCCCGGTCGAGCTCGCCTCGATCATCGCCGAGCGCCTCGGCCTCACCGGGGCGCTGGGCACGGTCAGCGAGATCGAGGACGGCGTCTACACCGGGCGGCTGGTCGGCGCGCCGCTGCACGGCAAGGCGAAGGCCGAGGCCGTGCGCGCCCTGGCCGAGCGCGAGGGGCTCGACCTGGTGCGCTGCACGGCGTACTCCGACTCCGCCAACGACGTGCCGATGCTCTCGATCGTCGGCCGCGCGGTGGCGGTGAACCCGGACGGCGCCCTGCGCAAGCACGCGCGGGCCGTCGGCTGGGAGATCCACGACTACCGCCGCGCCCGGATGAACGCGCGCTACTACGTGCCCGCCGGCGTCGCCGCGGCCGCCGGGCTCGGCATCGGCATCGGCCTGGGCATCGGCGCCGCCCGCGCGTCCCGCCGCTAGCCACCCGCCGGCGGCGCGACCTCGGTCAGGAGCCCGCCGCGGGCCGGGCGACGGCGTAGCGCAGCTGCACCATGCCGCTCGGCCAGCTCTGCGTGCCCGTGAGTCGCAGGGGCGTCTCGACGCCGGACGGCGGGAACAGCGCCAGCCCCTCGCCGAGGATCAGCGGCACGACCGTGACCACGAGGTCGTCGACCGCGCCGATCGCGAGGAACTGCCGGATCAGCTCGCCGCCGTCGACGTAGACGTTCCGCACGCCCTGCACCGTCCAGCGGGCCACGGCGTCCGACGCCGGCTGCGCCACGAACGCGACGCCCTCGCGCGGCGCGGGCGGGCGCGAGGTGAAGACCTCGACCGGGCGGCCGCCGTACGGCACGGGGTCGATGCCGGCGATGTGGTCGTAGGTGCCGCGCCCCATGGCGACGAGGTCGATGCCGGCCAGGAACTCGTCGTAGCCGTAGTCCTCGCCCTCGGCCGCCGCGGCGTGCAGCCAGTCGAGGTCGCCGTCGGGACGGGCGATGAAGCCGTCGAGGCTCGCGGCGATGTAGACGGAGATGCGAGGGTTCACGCATCGACCGTAGCCGCGGCCGGCGACACCGGCCGGCACGGCGACGGCGGGTGCGACCGGGGTGCGCTCAGCGGAACACCGAGCGCCGCGAGACCAGCAGCCGGTAGAGCGTCTGCTGGATCGTCTCGCGCACCTGGTCGGTGATGTTGAAGACGAGCATCGGGTCGTCGGCGGCACCCTCGGGGAACTGGTCGGTCATGATCGGCTCGCCGAACTCGATGATCCACTTGCTCGGCAGCGGCACCAGGCCGAGCGGGCCGAGCCACGGGAAGGTCGGCGTCACCGGGAAGTAGGGCAGGTTGAACAGCCGGGCCAGGGTCCGGGCGTTGCCGAGGATCGGGTAGATCTCCTCGGCACCCACCACCGCGCACGGGATGATCGGCGTCCGCGTGCGCAGCGCCGTCGCCACGAAGCCGCCGCGGCCGAACCGCTGGAGCTTGTAGCGCTCGCTGTAGGGCTTGCCGATGCCCTTGAACCCCTCGGGCCAGACGCCGACGACC
This Frankiales bacterium DNA region includes the following protein-coding sequences:
- a CDS encoding dihydrofolate reductase gives rise to the protein MNPRISVYIAASLDGFIARPDGDLDWLHAAAAEGEDYGYDEFLAGIDLVAMGRGTYDHIAGIDPVPYGGRPVEVFTSRPPAPREGVAFVAQPASDAVARWTVQGVRNVYVDGGELIRQFLAIGAVDDLVVTVVPLILGEGLALFPPSGVETPLRLTGTQSWPSGMVQLRYAVARPAAGS
- a CDS encoding HAD-IB family hydrolase → MNASRRHDLVHASQVAGEAAAAAASVAPTRLVEPDLTGAAFFDVDNTVMRGASIFHLARGLARRNFFTMREVGDFALKQAKFVVNGAEDLEDMASATEAALAFVQGKRVDDVVSLGEEIFDELMARKLWPGTLALAHGHLDRGQRVWLVTATPVELASIIAERLGLTGALGTVSEIEDGVYTGRLVGAPLHGKAKAEAVRALAEREGLDLVRCTAYSDSANDVPMLSIVGRAVAVNPDGALRKHARAVGWEIHDYRRARMNARYYVPAGVAAAAGLGIGIGLGIGAARASRR